A genomic window from Gymnodinialimonas ceratoperidinii includes:
- a CDS encoding DUF4178 domain-containing protein, with product MTSKMGLGSVNCTSCGAGLSVLGGGRVETHVCGYCGAVLDAQDNYREIANIGKRNHPDSPVQIGQSLTLEGVEFTVIGTLGMVERYGGREWRWVEHQLFSPTHGYLWLNVEDGHLSYTRKIRDYNMSAWLSPATVERSETPPIRVYKTEQYRYYDTTVAEIDFMEGEFNWVPKLGEKTTSVNLLGPDAMLTLTKSKTEREVELTRLLPRAETARDLGFDEAALGPVGQAHPLAPYVPMPEERLLRRVLAGVAVVAAVLGMIFWFSGGRVILESPYLETATLPQIVEFEIDNTAQLAQLQFRTTFNNQWATFGTELRDPDGEVILTGERTVSFYSGRSGGESWSEGSRRSTIRFRPTQPGTYRASLVQVAASNPGSGTVSMRVSQGKPTGFWLIGLAVIAGLGWLAVTARSAAHKKRRFAGSDWND from the coding sequence ATGACAAGCAAGATGGGCTTGGGTTCGGTCAATTGCACCTCCTGCGGGGCGGGGCTTTCGGTGCTCGGCGGCGGCCGGGTCGAGACGCATGTCTGTGGCTACTGTGGCGCAGTGCTGGACGCGCAGGACAATTACCGCGAGATCGCCAACATCGGCAAACGCAACCACCCTGACAGCCCTGTGCAGATCGGCCAGTCGCTGACCCTCGAGGGGGTGGAGTTCACCGTGATCGGCACCCTTGGCATGGTCGAGCGCTACGGCGGGCGCGAGTGGCGTTGGGTGGAGCATCAGCTGTTCTCGCCCACCCACGGATACCTGTGGTTGAACGTCGAGGACGGGCATCTCAGCTACACGCGCAAGATCCGCGACTACAACATGAGTGCGTGGCTCAGCCCCGCGACGGTGGAGCGCTCGGAGACGCCGCCGATCCGCGTCTACAAGACCGAGCAATATCGCTACTACGACACGACCGTCGCCGAGATCGACTTCATGGAAGGCGAGTTCAACTGGGTGCCGAAACTGGGCGAGAAGACCACGAGCGTGAACCTGCTCGGGCCCGACGCCATGCTGACCCTGACCAAGTCGAAGACGGAGCGAGAGGTGGAGCTGACACGGCTTTTGCCGCGCGCCGAGACCGCCCGTGATCTGGGCTTCGATGAAGCGGCCCTCGGGCCGGTCGGACAGGCGCATCCGCTGGCGCCCTACGTGCCGATGCCTGAGGAACGGCTCTTGCGGCGCGTCCTCGCCGGCGTTGCGGTTGTCGCGGCCGTGCTTGGCATGATCTTCTGGTTCTCGGGCGGGCGCGTGATACTGGAATCGCCCTACCTCGAGACCGCGACACTGCCCCAGATCGTCGAGTTCGAGATCGATAACACCGCGCAATTGGCGCAGCTTCAGTTCCGCACCACCTTCAACAATCAATGGGCGACCTTCGGCACCGAGTTGCGCGATCCGGACGGCGAGGTCATCCTGACCGGCGAGCGCACCGTCTCGTTCTATTCCGGCCGCTCCGGCGGCGAGAGCTGGTCCGAGGGCAGCCGCCGCAGCACGATCCGGTTCCGCCCCACGCAACCGGGCACCTACCGGGCGTCGCTGGTTCAGGTCGCGGCCTCGAACCCCGGCAGTGGCACCGTTTCCATGCGCGTGTCCCAAGGAAAGCCGACGGGCTTCTGGCTGATCGGTCTTGCCGTGATCGCCGGCCTTGGCTGGCTCGCCGTGACCGCCCGGAGCGCGGCCCACAAGAAACGCCGGTTCGCCGGCTCTGACTGGAACGACTGA
- a CDS encoding DUF350 domain-containing protein: protein MFEQIILAEFISMIFYSVVGMLLMYVAYKVIEIVSPFPIVKEIEEDQNTSLAILIGSVFVAMSIIIAAVILS from the coding sequence ATGTTTGAACAAATCATCCTCGCCGAGTTCATTTCGATGATCTTCTATAGCGTCGTCGGCATGTTGCTGATGTACGTCGCCTACAAGGTGATCGAGATCGTCTCGCCCTTCCCGATCGTGAAAGAGATCGAGGAAGACCAGAACACCTCGCTGGCGATCCTGATCGGCTCTGTCTTCGTGGCCATGTCGATCATCATCGCGGCTGTTATCCTTT